Part of the bacterium genome, CAAGCTCTTCGGCGGAGACGACGACGAGCCGAAAAACACCGTCGAGGTGCGCGAGCCGAGTGCCGAAGACGTCGAGCGAATGCAGGAACGCAAGGCCGCCAGCCGGCTGGTCAAGATGGTTCTCGGGCTCGGTTTCGAGGTCGAGGATCTGTCGATCAAGGTCGACGACGGCGTTGCGACGCTCAACGGCAAGGTCGGCTCGCAGGGCGACAAAGAGAAGATCATTCTGGCGGTCGGCAATACCGAAGGTATCGGCCGGGTCGACGATCAGCTCGAGATCGAGAACCCCGAGCCCGAGGCGACCTTCTACACCGTGCAGAGCGGCGATAGCCTGTCCAAAATCGCCAAGCAGCAGTACGGCAACGCGATGAAGTACCCGGTGATCTTCGAGGCCAACAAGCCGATGCTCACCCACCCGGACAAGATCTACCCGGGGCAGGTCCTGCGGATTCCGCCGCTCGCCGACTGAGCCTCGGGGACACCATTCCTTGGTGTCCCCTCCCGACTGGTTATGCCGCGCTCCAAAGGTGCTCGGTTTCCAAAGCCGGAGGCGTCGAGCCTCCGGCTTTTTCTCTTGGCGCCGGCTAGTCCGTGTCGAGCTTTTCGAGCCGGGTCACCAGACGCTGGACACGGCGCTTCACTTCCGCTCGCTCCTTGACGAGCCCCTCCGAGCTCTCGGAACTCCTGGAATTCTCGAGGTCGGCACTCGCCTTTTCGAGCTTCTTGACCCGCGCGGCGAGAACCCGGTTCTTCCGGCGCAACTCGGTCAGCTCACCGAGTAGCCGTTCGGCCTGCTTTTCCAGCTCTTTCATCGAGTCCATCGGACCTCCCTACCTTCCGGTCGGCTCAAGGTCGGCTCGAGTCGAAGCCGAACTTCTTCCCGAGTCCCTCGGTCATCCGCGTGTGATATCGATTGACTTCATCCTGGGTCATGGACCGGTCGGCGGCGTTGTAGCGAAAGGCGATCGTCGTGTTGACCGCTCCTTCCGGAACGCCTTCGCCCTGGTACCTGTCGATCATCTCGAAACTCGCGAGCGTCGCCGGCGCGAGCTCCCGAATCGCGGCGGCGATCGAGCGCCATGGCGTGGCCACCGCGTGCGTCAGGGTCAGATCCACGGACACTCCCGGATGCCGCGACGGCACCGAAACCTCGTCGACGGCAGCACGATCCAGAGACTCGATCTCGATCTCTCCGGCAAAAAGGGGTACCGGACTATCGGGCTCCTCGACACGGCCCAAATAGCCAACCCGCCGGCGGCTCTCCGAGCCCGAGGAGAGAACGACTTTTGCGCTTGTGCCGGCTACGAAACCCGCTAGCTCGCGAGGCTCGAACTCCAGCTTCGCTCCCCGCTCGCGACCCAGATCCTCGAATATCCCCTTCAAGTCGAAGAGATCCTGGGTGACGCCACGCCGCCAGGGACTGCCCAGCGTGCCGCCCATCACAATGCCCAAAGCATCCACCTCGGCTCCCGTTCCCGGAAACACGTGCCCGAACTCGAACAGCCTCACAGCCTGCGCCTCGCGGCGCAGGTTGAAGAGAGCGCCCTCGACGAGATTCGGCAGAAGCGACCGTCTCAGGTACGCGTACTGCTCCGAAAGGGCATTGGCGACCTCCAGCGGCGGTCCCTCTACCAGATTCTCGAATCGCCCATCGGCTGAAGCCGCGCCGAACGAGTAGGTCACGGTCTCCGCCAGACCGGTGGCGGCCAGGAATCCACGCAGCTTTTCGCGTCGGCGATGGGAGCGCCCCGAACCGCGATCCGGTCCGCCAATGGCCGGTAGCGTCGATGGAATCACATCGAGGCCCCGCATCCGGAGCACCTCTTCGTAGAAGTACGCCGGATACACCCGGCCCGAGGAATCCGTCTCGAAGTCGTGACGCCGCCAAGACGGCACCTGGACTGTCCACGCCGGCTCATCGCTCTCGAGCGGCTGCAGCGTGAAACCGAGCCGCTCCAGCCTCTCGACGGCGAAGCTCTCTTCGATTCCGACGCCCGAGAACGTGCACAGGTCGGCGAGCGATAGCGTTCCTTCGAGCGGCTCGGTCACCGTTGCGCGGACGTCGATCGCGTCCGGATCGATCTCCGCCCCGCTCAGACCCTGAATCAGGGCCGCGGCTCGCAGCGCCGCCTCCAGGCAACCTTCAAAATCGGCGCCGCGCTCGAAACGATGGCTGGCATCGGTATGAAGGCCGAGCTTCTTGGCACCGTTTCGAACCCGGGTCGGTTTGAAATAGGCGCTTTCGATCAACACGTTGGCCGTGGATTCGGTGACTTCGCTATCGAAGCCTCCCATGATGCCCGCGAGTGCCACGGCTCCTTCCGCGTCCGCGATTACCAAGACCTCGGGGTCGAGCTCGCGCTTCTCCTCGTCCAGCGTCGTCAGCACCTCGCCGTCGCGCGCAGACCTGACGATGATGCGTTCACCGCGCAGCTTGTCGGCATCGAAGGCATGAAGCGGCTGCCCGTACTCCCACAACACGAAGTTGGTCACGTCGACAACGTTGTTGA contains:
- the lysM gene encoding peptidoglycan-binding protein LysM, with the translated sequence MGLFDFVKDAGAKLFGGDDDEPKNTVEVREPSAEDVERMQERKAASRLVKMVLGLGFEVEDLSIKVDDGVATLNGKVGSQGDKEKIILAVGNTEGIGRVDDQLEIENPEPEATFYTVQSGDSLSKIAKQQYGNAMKYPVIFEANKPMLTHPDKIYPGQVLRIPPLAD
- the pheT gene encoding phenylalanine--tRNA ligase subunit beta, whose protein sequence is MQFSRNWLSQYIELPDTFEALAEGLTGAGLAVEGSTTAGDDIYFDVDVTSNRPDCMSHLGLAREVSAVFGTPVKAPEAPVPGSVKIESNSWGSIAIEDGDGCPRYVGVVLRGVRVGASPDWLKSRLEAVGVRSINNVVDVTNFVLWEYGQPLHAFDADKLRGERIIVRSARDGEVLTTLDEEKRELDPEVLVIADAEGAVALAGIMGGFDSEVTESTANVLIESAYFKPTRVRNGAKKLGLHTDASHRFERGADFEGCLEAALRAAALIQGLSGAEIDPDAIDVRATVTEPLEGTLSLADLCTFSGVGIEESFAVERLERLGFTLQPLESDEPAWTVQVPSWRRHDFETDSSGRVYPAYFYEEVLRMRGLDVIPSTLPAIGGPDRGSGRSHRRREKLRGFLAATGLAETVTYSFGAASADGRFENLVEGPPLEVANALSEQYAYLRRSLLPNLVEGALFNLRREAQAVRLFEFGHVFPGTGAEVDALGIVMGGTLGSPWRRGVTQDLFDLKGIFEDLGRERGAKLEFEPRELAGFVAGTSAKVVLSSGSESRRRVGYLGRVEEPDSPVPLFAGEIEIESLDRAAVDEVSVPSRHPGVSVDLTLTHAVATPWRSIAAAIRELAPATLASFEMIDRYQGEGVPEGAVNTTIAFRYNAADRSMTQDEVNRYHTRMTEGLGKKFGFDSSRP